In the Clostridium sporogenes genome, one interval contains:
- a CDS encoding glycerophosphodiester phosphodiesterase, with protein MKNFPLNIAHRGVSSLAPENTLESFRKAIDLKCDGIELDVHMTKDNQLIVIHDEFLDRTTNGTGSVRNFTLNEIKKLDAGSHFSNKFKNSRIPTLKEVFDLIVPYNIILDIEIKQWEPEIEEKVITIIQNYNYEQKTIITSFNPMSVLKCKQICKDIKTGLLVFFLQINPLDMKRNLKIDYLCMDVNYIKLFSQNNINTLKRNNLKILAFTVDKKNDMGYMIKHKIDGIITNKPQLLNLLKYNPFNFMQIK; from the coding sequence ATGAAAAATTTTCCACTTAATATAGCTCATAGAGGAGTTAGTTCTTTGGCTCCAGAAAATACCCTAGAAAGCTTTAGGAAGGCTATAGACTTAAAATGTGATGGAATAGAACTAGATGTTCATATGACAAAAGATAACCAATTGATAGTTATACATGATGAATTTTTAGATAGAACTACCAATGGTACTGGGTCAGTTAGAAATTTTACTCTAAATGAAATAAAAAAATTAGATGCTGGAAGTCATTTTAGTAATAAATTTAAAAACTCTAGAATACCTACTCTTAAAGAAGTGTTTGATTTAATAGTTCCTTATAACATTATATTAGACATAGAAATTAAGCAATGGGAACCTGAAATAGAGGAAAAGGTAATAACTATAATACAAAATTATAACTATGAGCAAAAAACCATAATAACATCTTTTAATCCAATGTCTGTTTTAAAATGCAAACAAATTTGTAAAGATATTAAAACAGGTCTTCTAGTTTTTTTCTTACAAATTAACCCTCTAGACATGAAAAGAAATTTAAAAATAGATTATCTATGTATGGATGTAAATTATATTAAACTATTCTCACAAAATAATATTAATACTTTGAAGAGGAATAACTTAAAAATATTAGCTTTTACAGTAGATAAAAAAAATGATATGGGTTACATGATTAAACATAAGATTGATGGCATAATAACAAACAAACCTCAATTATTAAATTTATTAAAATATAACCCATTTAACTTTATGCAAATTAAATAA